Sequence from the Aspergillus nidulans FGSC A4 chromosome III genome:
GCTCCTCCAAAGCACATACTACCGAACGTCCAGTTTCACCAACAAAACCAATCCCAGGAACCAGGCTTATGCCGGTATAGTTTATATTAACATCAACATTAAGTACTGTCAAGAAAGTCAGGTCCATTAGCCCCACGGATCGCAACGGTCCCAACACGGAGTCAAGCTCCAAACCCCAGTGCAAGCTCTGTAACAGGGCTTTCAAAGACGAGAATGCACTGAGTGACCACGAGCGCTCGCAGAGCCATAAAGACAAGTACAAAGCAAGCCATGCAGTTTTGATAGCAGGCGCAGGCAGTAAAAATCCAGAGTCAACAAACGAGACAGTCCAGAAGAAGCCGCGGTCGAGAGGTAAGAAAAAGAGCTCGAGATCTACCGTCGTCtctgctgcagaagcagtGAATAAACGGGAAAAACCTGCGTTCACGTCTATGCCGACCTCTTCGTCTACTGCGATGGTTAGTCTGTCGACAACAATGGCTGCGCCTTCTGCCCAGCCTGGAGACGGGGAGCGTAAAGACGAGTTAGCTCTTCATACTATTGTTCTGCCTCAATCTAAAGTTCCagtcccagttccagtcCCACTGAGCAAATCAGAAAGCCTCGTTCAACATAACTGGAAGGAATCATGGTCAGGCTCATGGACATCTATTCCGCTCGCCGAACGCGAGAGCATGCTCCGTTTGCTCGAAACAAAATGCCACTCAAGGAAATCTCTCGCCAAAGAGCACTACTGGATGCGAGTTCCAACTCAAGCGGAGATCGAGATGACGAGAAAATGCGATAACTGTGGGGGTAAATTTTTGCTCTTCCAAAACAATTTAGGATTCTATCTAACCATTATTATCCCAGTCACGAAAGGGCAAACAGATGCCACAGGTTCTTCGAGCGCGAGTTCAAAATGCCGGTTTCACCCAACTAAAAAGGGTTTCCTGGTAAGTATCGCTAGTGATTCCATTCACAcactctcccctcttctccctctaGCCTTGTTTAACGTATTCTAGAGTGAGGTTCGCGGGCGAGGACACGGAGCCCGGAAAGCCCGGTGCATCAACTGCCAGCACTACGGGATGAGCAACGGCTGTATAGAACTTCTAACCCACGACTTCAAACAAGCAGACATCAAGTTCGCACAGTCAAGGCCAAGCCCGGCGAAGAATGCCAATGCTCGGCAAGCCGTCGTGCTGGACTGCGAGATGGTCGGCGTTGTTGGTCCTAACAACAGCGAGGTCAGCGAGGTGGTTCGCCTTGCTGCGGTGGACTTTCTGAGCGGGGAGGTTCTGGTTAATACCTTCGTTGAGCCGGCTGCTGATCAGCGCGTTATCAACTGGCGGACCCGGGTGAGCGGTGTGAACAAGTCTCTTCTGAGCGAGATGAAGAAACAAGGGCAGACAGTGCAAGGTTGGGAAGCTGCGCGGGATCTTCTGTGGATGTTTGTCGATAAGCAGACTATACTGATAGGGCATAGTCTTCATAATGACCTGGCAGTGCTGGGAATGGTGCATCAGCGGATCGTGGATTCGGCGATCTTGACAAGGGATGCGGTTGCTGGTGCGAAGGAGGACTGCGCCAGGGTCAGGAAGCTTGCTAAAACGTTCTTTGAATTGGACATACAGACAGGAAAGGGACATGATTGTCTGGAGGATACATTTGCCGCGAGGGAGGTCGTGCTTTGGTGCCTGGGTAATCCAGAGAAGCTGCGGGAGTGGGCAGCGGGTGAGAGGGAGGTTatggcgttgaagaagggaCGAAAGTAGCTTGCTTTAATGCTAGAAGTGGTGGCTCATGGTCTAGAAGGCGGCAGTCTTACCCTTGTCAGACAGATCGGATCTTTAAGGATCTTATTTCATGCGGTAAAAGCTTCTTTGTGGTTCTGCTAGTGTGAGTTGCCATCACCAGTGGTCAGGAGAGGGTCGAACATAGTAAGGATTTTGTAATTTGGAGCGGAGTTCATGTCAACAGCGACATCGCCATTTCACTGGAGATTGAGTATGTAAAGATCTTAActtttcttttgcttctctaaCTGGGTCTGAGTGTCCAGGTGAAATAGAGCTTTATAGCCGTTGTGGGCTCGGGACTCTCAACCGACGAAATTGCGCTGAGAGATTGGCGAACCACTTGGCCTGGATGGTCCTGGAGTCTACAGCCCAAACGTTGTGTCAGATCGGCTGGAAGGAAAGTCAAGGTGCACACTCATCTAGATAGTCttgcccatcttcctcacTCGAGCCATCTTTGACCTGTTTAGGGTGCACATCGTATCGCACACTTTCGCTCTTTAGGCCATGTCAAGTGAGGCAGTTCTCGCTCTGAACATGAAGGGCTACGCCTGGCCGTCTTGCCGGTTGATTTGCCGAGCCGGTTGACGCTGGCTTCAGGGTTCTTGGTCTGGCTCAGTGTTATTAAGAAGCTACTAGAGCAATGTTAGCTCTTTTCCCGCTCTGAACGAGCCACAAACTCCCAACTATCCGTCAACACCAACCCCCTGGCAATCTCACTTTCACCCGTTGTCTCCTCCCTTCTCCCTGCTGCGTTGAATCCGCTCAGACTGTCCTCCAGGCGCTCCGAAACCTGGCCGACTCTGACCGAATCGAGGCATTTCTGCCATCTCAGATTGAAGATGCTTTTGCATCCACGTTCCTGCTGGACATCATTGGCGTCATTGCGTCAATTCTCGCTCCCGATGGAACCTGGCTTGAGAATGCTGATTCGTATGATGTACTCTCCAGGAAGGTGAACCTTGCAGCGCCGTTAGGGAAAGTTGAATTGGAGTGTTTGTGGAGGGCTGTGAGGCCTCTTACACTTGATAATGCGAATTGGGACTCTTTTgttggagagagaaggtggtAGCGAGAGCCTTGATATGGCAATTGCCGGGACTGTTGCGGGGAGTAGCAGGCTGAAAAGTGTGACGCCTGGCCCAGACTAAGAGCTCGACTGTGATATATTCACTATCGCGCGACGGTTGGACTCGAGCCGCAGGCATTGTTTGACCTAGCGGATCAGTTGGACGTTCAAAGGGTAATGAATATGCAGTATGTTGCAGGATTCCCGCCATGATTCTCGGTGCTGGGCTTGTGAGAGGATGTAGAGCCGTTGTAGATAGGTATGATGCATTTGGTGCTGTCAGCCTTCAGTGATCCTTAGAGGGGTGCATTCGACATTGTGAAGAGACGTACAATGAAAATGCTGTACTCAGTCATTCTGGGCTGATTGGGCTCGATAATGCAACTACACACCCAGGCCAATGAGGTGAAATCGGAAGAGAGTCAGAAGCTATTCTGACATTGATATGACCAGTCTATTCTTTCTAACCCAGGGACTTGCCTACAGGAGAGATTCTAATTAATCAAACCACTGCCGCCATCCCAATATGgctcctccaactccctACAGTACAGGAGTTTTCTCCACCTCCTCTGCCCACCTTGTCCGCGGCCTCCCGAATGTAGATGTGATCCTTCCATATAAAATATCACCCAGCTGCGCAATGGGCCtcagattctccagctcaatgTGGCTGAGGTCTTCATTTGCAACGCCCTTCTTGACTAGAATCTTGTCGCCTTGATCAGCACCACTCCACTCCCATTCATTCCCTCCTGGCGGGCTACGAATTGTTTGATATCGATAACTTCTTCTATCGAGAAGACAGACTCTCTCACTCGAACCGGACGTACAGTCAAGCTGGAGCCTTTGTTAGACCAGAGATCTCCCATTCCGATATACCATACAGCGCATCGAGGGAGATCGCATTCACAGCCTCAATCATATTCTCAGAGACGTTGTTAATCACACATCTCCTGTCTCTTTGAGATTCCGAAACGTATCTTTCTCCCGCCCAGGTCGGCCCGAGAAGCCCAGAATTAGCATGGGCGGATCATGGTCGACTAGCTGGAAGTAGCTGAATGGAGCCAGATTCTCGACAACCTCCCAATATTTCGCTAATGACGCGGAAACAGTGCTGACAAACTCGATTGGCCGCGGTGTGATAGCTGAGATGAGAAAACGGTAGTTGCTGACTGTCTCCCTGGTTGAGGCGTAGGGATCAATTTCGGTATggaagttgaaccggcttACTCCGTCCAGGACGCCCTGTCCATACTCCCAGTCTGGAAACGGGGATTCTGTGACTTCAATGGGGCGAGTTGCAGTGCTTGAAGGGTGCCTGGGTGGATTCTATCATTTTAAAGTTGCCGACGTCTTGGATAATCTTATAGCTTTTTACTTTATCCACTGCTATAGAAGAGCTCATTCTGATACTAGCATCTGGCAATGACCTTAGTTTGCCGGGAATAGGGATCTGGTGGCTGCTAGTTTCTGTTCGATCAGTTTGGGAGCTTACTGGGTAATCAGCCACAGGCTCGGTCTTTTAAGACCGTCAACAGTACAGGGCatgaggaggagaatatATGATGAGAGTCACGGTTCGAGATCGGGGTTCTGCATATTCTTCTCTAACGCAGCTGGTTCTGACAAATCCATATCAAGATCTCGGTTAGGGGGGCCGACATTTGCGGCCCTAACTTGATGTCATGGTGAACCGACTGTGCTTAACTGCCGAGGTCGCCCCCCGCATACACCGCAGCACTCCATTTGAGACTTGACCGATCGCTTACTACGCTATCATCTTGGTCTTTCCACCTGTACCGGTCTCGCCACTGCCTGcgccttcctcgccgcaCATCCTCGCATCGCGCCTAAACCCGTACACAGTACGCGACTACTACAGGTCTTGTGCGGCATAATGACCCAGTAAATCAGCACAAAAGACCAATTACATTCCACTTCTTGACTGAAGTATTGATACCGACAAGGCCTATGACACGAGAGTTCCATTATTTCTGTTTCCTTTGTTTCCGATGGGAGTACAGCTACGTTAAATTGGTAGCGTTGCCCACAACACTATGCCGAGCATCAAGCTTATACTGTCCGGGTACCAGTGGGACTAGGGCTAGTATGACGGATGAGCCCTGAGCCATGATGAGTCCGCAGTGAGCGCAATCCAACCCCTGATACTTAATAAACTGACGGACCCTGGCCGAGCGTCTGTGAAGAGAAGGCAGCTAGAAGATCAGGAAATCGAGGCTATAGCTAAAGAGCAGGATTTGACTTGAGTTAGATTTCAATTGCCTTGGCTATATTCCCTGTTCAACTACGCGATGCCACAGACCTACACTCGAGAAGCCTAATCTTTTGAAAATAAACGAAATAGTAGTTCCGCTCAAGTACAGGTTACTATTCTATGGTACAGTTGGTGAGGCAGTgagatcttcatctgctcgtCTTACTTTACAAAGATATACAAGACAACGCTGACGACTCTTTTATGGTTCTTGCTAATGTTGTAAAGAAGGTAATGGCAAATTTAGTCCGATAATTAGCGGAATGTTGGTGAACATTTCAGGGGTCTCATTTGATGGTCACAGCAACCTACTCGCTTAGAGGTATGCGATGTCTTTCCTTTAGTTTATGAGTTTCAGGTTAAATCTAGTGGCTCTGCCGCCCTCCTCCAGATCAGTATGCCCTAGAGTTATAGAGCTCGGAAGACCGTCCGAAAACAGATAAGAGATTAGTCATGCGGGGTTCAGATTGACTCATTAGCTCCTATGAGACACCAAGTTGGTAATATCTCTATTTATTCACATCCGTAAGATTAACGATTGGTGTTATTTGGATATCTTGGGTCCTCGAATACGCCAGTCTcttcatcatggcctccagctctgacCTAACCCTAGCCTTTATCGGCTGCGGTACATTCCTCTACTTTTCTCCTCACCCGCCCAGTAACTATGCAGCAACTAACGTCTACGAACAGGCAATATGGGCTCCGCAATCCTCAGTGGTATTCTTGACGCCTCTAAAGTCGTATCAAGTCCATTTTCGCGCATATTAGCCTGCACAAAAACCCAGTCCTCTGCCGAAAAACTGGACGCCCGGT
This genomic interval carries:
- a CDS encoding putative RNA exonuclease (transcript_id=CADANIAT00006101) produces the protein MDSKGPTNIPHFCHACQRTFVDANALRMHRRSSKAHTTERPVSPTKPIPGTRLMPKVRSISPTDRNGPNTESSSKPQCKLCNRAFKDENALSDHERSQSHKDKYKASHAVLIAGAGSKNPESTNETVQKKPRSRGKKKSSRSTVVSAAEAVNKREKPAFTSMPTSSSTAMVSLSTTMAAPSAQPGDGERKDELALHTIVLPQSKVPVPVPVPLSKSESLVQHNWKESWSGSWTSIPLAERESMLRLLETKCHSRKSLAKEHYWMRVPTQAEIEMTRKCDNCGVTKGQTDATGSSSASSKCRFHPTKKGFLSEVRGRGHGARKARCINCQHYGMSNGCIELLTHDFKQADIKFAQSRPSPAKNANARQAVVLDCEMVGVVGPNNSEVSEVVRLAAVDFLSGEVLVNTFVEPAADQRVINWRTRVSGVNKSLLSEMKKQGQTVQGWEAARDLLWMFVDKQTILIGHSLHNDLAVLGMVHQRIVDSAILTRDAVAGAKEDCARVRKLAKTFFELDIQTGKGHDCLEDTFAAREVVLWCLGNPEKLREWAAGEREVMALKKGRK
- a CDS encoding uncharacterized protein (transcript_id=CADANIAT00006102) — encoded protein: MAQGSSVILALVPLVPGQYKLDARHSVVGNATNLTRDARMCGEEGAGSGETGTGGKTKMIAYSHQIPIPGKLRSLPDASIRMSSSIAVDKNPPRHPSSTATRPIEVTESPFPDWEYGQGVLDGVSRFNFHTEIDPYASTRETVSNYRFLISAITPRPIEFVSTVSASLAKYWEVVENLAPFSYFQLVDHDPPMLILGFSGRPGREKDTFRNLKETGDV